The Urbifossiella limnaea nucleotide sequence CTCGGCGAACCGGGCGAACGGGTCGCCAATCGCCCGGAGCGTGTGAGAGTCCAGGTCGGCGCGGCCGCCGACGTAGTCGTGCAGCTGGCCGGCGATCGGGTCGAAGAACATGCCGTTGATGGTGAAGTCGCGGCGGGCCGCGTCCTCCTCGGGCGACGAGAACACGACCGAGTCCGGCCGCCGGCCGTCGGAGTACGTGCCGTCGGAGCGGAACGTCGCCACCTCGACTGTCAGGTGCTCGCCGCCGCGGCTCGGGTCGCGCGGGCCGATCACCTCGATGACGCCGAACGCCGCCCCGACCGCGATCGTGCGGCGGAACAGCTTCTGCACCTGCTCCGGGCGCGCGTCGGTGGCGATGTCGTAGTCGTTGGGTTCGAGGCCGAGGAGCTCGTCGCGCACGCACCCGCCGGCCCACAGGGCGCGGAACCCCGCGTTCTGAAGGGTGCGGACGCACTCGACGGCGAACTCGCGCTCGGTCATGGGTGGGCATCCCGTTCGGCGGCCGCGTAAGCGATCAGTTCCGGGTAGAAGACACGGAAGTCGGCGGCGAGTTCGGCGTCGGCCGCGAGCAGCGCCGGCATGGCGTCGCGCAGCCGGACGGCCCGCGTCGGCATCCGCGCCGCGATCCGCGCCGACACGCGGTCGAGTGTGTCGGTAATGCCGTCGGCGGTGCCGTAGCGGACGAGCCGGTCGTCGGCCGCGAAGTGGTACGCGAACCGCTGCCCTTCCACCGGCAGGCCCGGCGCCGCGTCGCGGAACAGTGCGTAGCAGTGGTCGGCAAAGTCGCGCAGCGGTCCGGCGGCGTACTCCGCCCAGCTCCGCGCCAGCAGGTGGTCGTAGTACACGTCCACGACGATGCCGCTGAACCAGCCGAGCCCGGCCGACACGCGGCGGATGCTCCGCTGCACGACCGGGTGGCGGTCGGTGAACCCGTCGATGAGCCGGTGCAGCCGCACGCCCTCGACCACGTCCGTCGGCAGGGCGGTGATCTCGACCGGCTTGAGAAGGTCGGCGAGGACGCCGCCGAGCATGCGGCCGCGGTCCGGGGCGGCGAGGTGGAGGTGCGCCAGGAAGTTCACGCCGGCATTGTACCCGCGTCAGGCGTACTCCGGCTCGAAGTACAACCCCGCGCCGCCGAGGGCCGAGCCGCCGCGGGTGAAGCGCGGGTCGAGCTTGTCCACCGGCTTCCCGGTCTGCTTCTTCAAGCCCGGGCCGTGGACCTTGGCGAACTCGCGGCCGTCGGCCGCGGCCGCGGACAGCACCGCCTCGCGGAGCGCCGGCACGAACATCCCGCCGCCGGTGAGCACGAGTTCGGCACTTCCGCCGGGGCCGAGTGAGGACAGGAACTGTCGAACCTCCGCGGCGAGCCCGGCGCCGAAGTCGGCCACCACCCCGCGGATGGCCTCCAACTCGGCGCCGGCGCCGATCGGCCCGAGGGCGGCCGACCGGACCGGCTTTCCCTCCGTGTAGACCGACTCGCGGAACCCGTCCACCTCGTCGGCCGAGCGCGCCCGCAGCCAGGCCGCCTTCTCCGCCGGCAGGACGCGGAAGACCCGCTCGTCCAGGTCGCTCATGCCGAGGGCCACCGAGTGTTCCCGCACGGCGAACGCACGGTCGGGGTCCGACTCGCCCGGCCCGTCCGGGCGCATCGTGAGCACCGCGAAGTCGGTGGTGAACGCCCCCACGTCGATCACCACCGCGCGGTACGGGGCGTAGTGGTCGGGGTCCTTGAGGGCCGTCACGAGGGGCCCCTTCCCGAACGACCCGCCCAGGTCGTACTTGTCCTTCTTGAGCAGGTTCACGCCCTTCGTCAGCACGCCGACCGCGTTGGCGTACGGCTCGCTCACCACCGGCCGGGTCGGGTGGAGCGGCCAGCCGGCCTTCTCCGCGGCGGCGGTCAGGAGGCGGCAGCCGGGGTGGGTGGTCACGTCCGCGCCGTGGGCGAACGCCGGCACGGTCAGGCGCGCCGGGATGCCGTCGTAGCGGAGCCCCGCGTGCGGCAGCCGCTCGCACTCTTTCATCACTTCCTTCCGGAGCCACGCGAAGAAGTGCGCGGCCAGCGACGCGGCGAACTGCTGCTGCTGGGCGTGCCGCCCGGCCGGCTGGATGCCGACGCCGGCGAGCATCTCCCGGGCGGACGCCACCACCGCCCGCAGGTGGCCGAGCTGGGTGGCGGTGACGCCGTGTTGCGTTGCCAGGGCGGCGAGGTCGTCGGAGCGGAGGAAGGCTTCGAGCGGGTTGGCGGTCGGGTCGTCGGGGCCGGGATTGAGGAACAGCCGCTTCTTCCAGTTGGCGTGAACCTCGATCCCGTTCGACGCCGTGCGGCCGGCCGCCTTCTTGCCGAACTCCAGCACCGGCTTCGGCCCCGCGCGGTCCACCACGACCACGCTCGGGAAGCAGAAGTCGGCCGTCTCCACGTCGCGGTCGTTGATGAGCCGGGCGGTCGCCCCGGGGTCGGGGCGGAGGGCGACCTTCGTGAAGCCGCTGCCGAAGTCGATGCAGAACACGCGCTCGGCCATGGCCCACCTCACCGCGCGACTTTGGCCTTGAGGATCACGACCCGCCGGTCGTCGTCCTCGTCGATCGCCCACCCCGGCCGCAGCACCCGAACCGCCGCCCCGGTCGAGACGCCCTCGTCCGCCTCGTGATTCTCGCCGTCGAACGAGACCGACTCGCCGGGTTCGCCCACCTGACGGACGCCGCGGACGTTGCCGATGCCGGCTTCCAGGAACCGGGCCGGCTCGTCGCGGCCGAGTTCGACCGCCTCCCGCCACGCCGCGGCCAGCCGGCGGATGACTTCCCGGCGGAACCCGTGCTCCTCGGGCGTCTGCGGGGCGACGGGTTCCGTGGCCGCCGGGCGCGGTGCCGCGACCGGCAGGTCGGTCGCCCGGCCGCCCTCGGCCTCGTACTCGCGCCGCAGGGCGTCGAGCCGGTCCTGCTGGCGGCGGTCGAGCAACGCCAGCCACTGCGTCAGCGCCGCCCGGCTGGCCTCCTCGCGCTCCCGCCGCTTCGCCGCTGCCGCGATCCGGGCGTCCGCCTCGGCCCGCGCCGCCGTCACGGCCGCCTCCAGCTCCGGCAGGAGTTCCGGCGCCGCGGTCGGAGTTCGACGGACGAGTTCTTCCAGGAACGCGACCCGGTCGTCGAGCCCGAGGCCGGTCGTGAACGCCTTCGCCAGCGGACCGACGCGGTCGTCGGGGAGCTTCGGCAGGACGCGCAGGAAGCCGGCGGCGGTCAGCCGGACGGCTTCCGCCTTCGCCTTGCCCTCGACCGCGACCAGCGGCTCGGCGTCCGCGGTCAGACGCTCGATCGCCGCCCCGTTCGGCCCCTTCTTGTCGGCGAACAGCGGGTTCGGGTGCCACTTCGCGCTGAGCCCCGGCGGCTCGTCGGCGGTCGCCACCGCGAGGAGGGCGGCGTCCACGAGTGCGTCGACGTCAACTGCGGGCTTCTTCGCCACTTCGGCTTCCTTGGTAAAGTTCGGCGTCAGAGCACGCCCTTGGTGGACGGCACGCCCGTCGCCCGCGGGTCGGCTTCGACCGCCGCCCGCAGCGCCCGCGCGCACGCCTTGAAGATCGTCTCGACGACGTGGTGCGTGTTCTTGCCGTGGTGCAGCACGACGTGCAGCGTCAGCAGCCCGGCCGACGACACCGCCCGCCAGAACTCCTCGGCCAGCTGCGACGAGAACGTACCGAGTGTCTCCAGCGGCACGTCCGCCTTCCACACCAGGAACGGCCGGCCGGAGAGGTCCACCGCGGCCGTCGCCAGCGCCTCGTCCATCGGCAGCGTGCAGTCGCCGTAGCGGCGGATGCCGGCCTTCGTGCCGAGCGCCTGAACCAGCGCCTTGCCGAAGCAGATGCCCACGTCCTCGACGGTGTGGTGGGCGTCGATGTGCAGGTCGCCCTTGCACGCCACCGTCAGGTCGAACAGGCCGTGCTTGCCGAGGTGCGTGAGCATGTGGTCGAAGAAGCCGACGCCTGTGCTCGCCTGGACGCGGCCGGTGCCGTCGAGGTCGAGGTCGAGGTCGATCGCCGTCTCGGCCGTCTCGCGGCGGATCGACGCGGTGCGGGGCATGGGGGACGGTCCCGTCAAAGGATGGAGCGGAGTTCGGCCAGCAGCCGGTCCGTCTCGACTTCGGTGCCGACGGTGATGCGGAGGCCGTCGTACCCGGCGTAGTTCATGTAGCGGACCAGCACCTTGCGGCGCTTCAGTTCCTCGTACAGCGGCTTCACCGGGCGGTCGGCGCGGCGGCACCACAGGAAGTTGGCGCGGCTCGGCGTCACGTCGAAGCCGAG carries:
- a CDS encoding acyl carrier protein phosphodiesterase, yielding MNFLAHLHLAAPDRGRMLGGVLADLLKPVEITALPTDVVEGVRLHRLIDGFTDRHPVVQRSIRRVSAGLGWFSGIVVDVYYDHLLARSWAEYAAGPLRDFADHCYALFRDAAPGLPVEGQRFAYHFAADDRLVRYGTADGITDTLDRVSARIAARMPTRAVRLRDAMPALLAADAELAADFRVFYPELIAYAAAERDAHP
- the hisB gene encoding imidazoleglycerol-phosphate dehydratase HisB; the protein is MPRTASIRRETAETAIDLDLDLDGTGRVQASTGVGFFDHMLTHLGKHGLFDLTVACKGDLHIDAHHTVEDVGICFGKALVQALGTKAGIRRYGDCTLPMDEALATAAVDLSGRPFLVWKADVPLETLGTFSSQLAEEFWRAVSSAGLLTLHVVLHHGKNTHHVVETIFKACARALRAAVEADPRATGVPSTKGVL
- a CDS encoding acetate and sugar kinases/Hsc70/actin family protein, producing MAERVFCIDFGSGFTKVALRPDPGATARLINDRDVETADFCFPSVVVVDRAGPKPVLEFGKKAAGRTASNGIEVHANWKKRLFLNPGPDDPTANPLEAFLRSDDLAALATQHGVTATQLGHLRAVVASAREMLAGVGIQPAGRHAQQQQFAASLAAHFFAWLRKEVMKECERLPHAGLRYDGIPARLTVPAFAHGADVTTHPGCRLLTAAAEKAGWPLHPTRPVVSEPYANAVGVLTKGVNLLKKDKYDLGGSFGKGPLVTALKDPDHYAPYRAVVIDVGAFTTDFAVLTMRPDGPGESDPDRAFAVREHSVALGMSDLDERVFRVLPAEKAAWLRARSADEVDGFRESVYTEGKPVRSAALGPIGAGAELEAIRGVVADFGAGLAAEVRQFLSSLGPGGSAELVLTGGGMFVPALREAVLSAAAADGREFAKVHGPGLKKQTGKPVDKLDPRFTRGGSALGGAGLYFEPEYA